Part of the Allofrancisella guangzhouensis genome is shown below.
TCTTTATAGCTGTAGATAACTGTCTTTGATATTTAGCTGATGTACCAGTTACACGACTTGGAACTATTTTTCCAGTTTCTGTTATATAAGCTTTTAGCTTATTTACATCTTTATAGTCAATTTCTTTAACGCCATCTACTTTGAAACGGCAAACTTTACGACGACTCATTCTTAAATACCTCTATAAATTTATTCTAAATTACTTCTTTTTCACTAGTTTGCATCATAACTGATGGCTCTATAACAGCTTCTTTTTTTGATATAACCAAACGACGTAATATAGCATCGTTATATCTCAAATTTTCTTGAAGTTTATTTAGAGATTCAGTACCACATTCTACATTAAATAACACATAATGTGCTTTATGAAGCTTCTCTATAGGGTAAGCTAATTGACGACGTCCCCAATCTTCAAACCTATGAATTTTCCCACCTTTTTCTTCGATAATACTACGGTACTTATCAAGCATGGTTTGTAACTGATCTGATTGATCAGGATGTATCATTAATACGATTTCATAATGTTTCATTTTTTATAAACTCCTTACGGTTTATCATTAATTATTTTCTACACTGATAAGCCACACAAATAAAATTTTTATGTAGCAAAGAGCAAACCATATTCTACTAATTATATATATTGATATCAACTTATTTTGACCATAAAAACTCTACTCGAAACAAAAGGTTAATATTTTAAAGCATTTTTATTTTCCTAATGTTAGAATTAAATACATCAAATTTAACTTCCCTTTTACTTTCAGTATTAGATAAAAGTTTCATTACAAGAGGTGTCAAGTATGCAAAATAAAATCACGAAATTTGAAAATTTCCTAACGCAACTTCAGTTAAATATTACTAACACATTAGAGGACTGTGAAACTAATAACCAAAGGTTTATTAGCGATAAATGGCAAAAATCTAATACCCCTGAGCAAAAACTTAAAGGATATGGTAATTCTATGATCATCGAAGAAGGTGAGGTTTTTGAAAAAGGAGTCGTTGCTTTTTCAAAAGTACATGGCGATGCCTTACCACCATCAGCAACAGAAAAACGTAAGGATTTAGCAGGTAAATCTTTTATTGCTACAGGAGTATCTTTAGTAATCCATCCACGCAACCCTTTTGTACCAACATCACATGCTAATTTTAGATTATTTGTCGCTGGGGCTGATACTGATAATCCAATTTGGTGGTTTGGTGGAGGATTTGATCTTACACCGTATTATCCATTTGAAGAAGATGCTATTTATTGGCATAAAACAGCTAAGAACGTTTGTGACAAACACAATAAAAATTATTATCCAAAATTTAAAAAATGGTGTGACGAATATTTTTACTTAAAGCACCGTGATGAATGCCGCGGTGTGGGTGGTTTGTTTTTTGACGATCTCAACGAAGAGTCTTTTGGAAAATGTTATGATTTTGTTACTGAGTGTGCAAATGCTTATATAAAAGCATATGTTCCTATTGTTGAAAAAAGGAAAAATATATCATATTCACAGCAACACAAAGATTTTCAACTCTACCGCCGTGGCAGATACGTAGAATTTAACCTAGTTTTGGATAGAGGAACAATTTTTGGTTTACAAAGTGGTGGTAGAACAGAATCTATACTATCATCAATGCCTCCTATGGCTTCGTGGAAATATAATTGGCATCCAGAAGAAGGCTCTGAAGAAGCTAAAATTTACGAGTATACTAAACCAAGAGATTGGATAAAATAGAATCTTAATGTTCCTTGTGTATGATAATTTTATCAAATTTCCACCTACGCTAGCGCTTTCAAGGGACTGTTGCAAGCTGGAATTAAGTTTAGATGAGTGGTAACAAGGCAAAATAATTCTAAAAAGCACAGTTTACACGTAGTAAATGAGCATTTTGAGAATATTTTTAACACAGTTAGAAACATATAATTTTAGTTTACACAGTTAGTTGAAGACCCTCGTTTCTTTATATATACTCTAAGTTAGATATTTTAACTAGCTCATCATATATTCGTAGTTTTTCCGCTTCAGTATATATATCTCGAGGACTATAATTCCCCTCAAAAGAATAACTAACCAAATCATTGTAACTATATATATTTAGACCAGATGGTGCTTTAAATGAAAAATTTTCTTTATTAAGCAATTTATTAAAATATTCACACTTATTAAATATTTCTAACGCTATTTTACCTGTTGAAGTTTTATGAAATATCTTTTTGTCAAAAAAACTTCCTCTAGGTATCAATATACATTTTAGTATTGTTTGAAGCTGTTGTTTAATTTTCTCTATCTTTTCATAGTCTAACCTTTGAATTGAACGTTTATTATATTTATCAATTTTCTCAATAGCTTCTTTTTTTCTTTTGCTCCATGTAACTCTTAAATTAATATCTTCAGATATCTCTCTTATAAAGAAAATAAATGATTCGTTATCTCTTAGTGTGCTTATTTGAAGAAGTATATGGTCAATATTTTCCTGTTGATATTCTTTACATTTTTCTATGTATTTGAACAAATTTGCTGTTATCCAATAACAAGAGCTCCCTGTTTTAATCGCAAAATCATTATCCCAAGTATTTTTTATGCAAAAGTTTTGATAGTTTTCAGATCTCCAGTCCTTTCTCTTTAGCTCCATTAAAACCTTTTGCATTTCTTCTTCTCGAGTATAATGCTCGAACATATATTTAAACTTGTTTTTTTTACTCTCTTTACTTCTCCTCTTAACAAGAGTTAAATTTCCTATACCTCCATACAAGTCTTGTGGTACAGATTGACCAAACCCAAGCCAAGGATCAATAACAATATTATTATCGTATTTATCCATTACAACAGTAATAGCGTGGTGTAACTTCTCTGAAAAACATAGGTTAATTTCATAAGAGTTATCTAGTAATTCAGACAATAACGTATATGTAATAGCAGCATATTCCTCACATGATGCATACTTATGAAACAAAGACACATATGCTCTTCTTCTGGGATGGTAACCCTCTAATTTTAAAGCTTGAGACTCTTCAGTCTTGAAAGGCATATAACTATTTGCTAACTTATCTTTCTCTTTTGTAAGTTCAGATAAATAAAACCATTCATTATAAGCCTTATTTAATTTTTCATTTACACTTCTAGCATGAGAACCATAACTTAAATAATGTGAACTATTATTTGTTGATTGTACTTTGAATTCATATAATACTTTATTAATTATATAATTCCCCACCAACATAATATAAAACTTACTAAGCATCTTATTAGTGAAGCTTTCATTTTTATAATCCATTAAATAGACTATAAATCTACACTTTTGGCACTCCACCTTAGATGTTTTCTTAAGTTCTTCATCTAAAAATACTGGTATTTGATCAATATCTGTTATTGCATCTTTTTGATCTATTATCTTACGTAGATTATTTGAATGGCATCTCCTACACCTAATAATATTGTTACAAAATGGACAGGCATGGCTAAGTAAATTTAACAAAGTATTACAATTACTGCATAATATAGTATGCTTCATCCTCTTTCTTACTATATCCTAATTTATTCGTGTGTTTAATATTATCATAAATTTAAAATAAATTTACATAAATGTTTTAAAAAATTATGAACTCTGGTTCCCCTGACCAAGCCATAGGATAACAACCCTTTCTCCATATTAGTTATATGAATTAACTAAGTATCTATTTATTAGTCTTTTTCAGGCACGGCTAGAAAATGCTTTAATAAATTCAATTTATATCCATCTATTTATAAGAATAATTCATGTGCTAAAATAATCATTAGTTTTAAAAAAACTTTTATATGTTTATGAAAATTAATTTTTGTGCAGGTCCTGCTGTAATACCAACTTGTATCATTGAAAAATTACAAAAAATGATGACTAACTATAAAAATACTGGTGTCTCATTATTATCCATTTCCCACCGTGATAAAGCTTTTGAAGAGGTTTACGATTCAATACAAACTAAACTTAGGTATTTATTAAATATCCCAGATGATTACTCTATATTACTTATGCAAGCAGGAGCAACGGCTCAATTTGCTGCTATACCTATGAACTTATCAAATAAGTATAATAAAGCCCTTTATATCTGTAGTGGTCAATGGTCAGAAAAAGCAGCTAAAGAAGCTGGAAAATTTATAAATGTAAAACCAGTCCAATACGATAATAATATAGTTGAAAATTTTATCTCTAATAAATATGATTATGTTTATTATACAGACAATGAAACCGTAGATGGCTTCCAAATAAATCAACTAGCCAAATCCTGCAATACTGATCTAGTATGCGACATGTCTTCGAGTTTTTTATCAAAACCTATCAATATTAGAGACTATGGATTAATTTACGCTGGAGCGCAAAAAAATGCTGGTATACCTGGACTTACTATAGTTATACTAAAGAACTCATTAATTAAGCAGCAAGAGAATTTACCTATAGTATTTGACTATGATATTACTAAAAAATCTAATTCTCTTTATAACACTCCTTCTGTGATTTCATGGGTCACCTTTGAGTTAACCTTAGAGTATTTGATAGATAAATTTCAAAATTTAGATGAAGTGGAAAAATTTAACAATAAAAAAGCTGAAATTTTGTATTCAACAATTGATAATTCTAAGATATATAAAAATGATATAGATCCAATATATAGGTCAGGCATGAATGTAATATTTCAGTTACCAACGGAGGAAATGACTAAAGAATTTCTTCTAAAAGCAGATAATAAAGGATTCTATGGCTTAAAAGGTCATCGTCTTGTAGGTGGCTGCAGAGCAAGTTTATATAATGCAGTATCTTTAGAAGATGTAAATGCATTAGCTAAATTCATGCAGGAGTTTGAAAATGAACAACTCTAAAATTATCACTATCGATGGTCCTAGTGGAGTTGGCAAAGGTACTTTAGCTCAAGCTTTAGCAAAACATCTAAACTATAAGTTTTTAGACAGTGGAGCGATTTATAGATTAGCTGCATTGCATTGCTCTAGAAATGGTACAAGTTTAGATAATGAAACAGAGGCTTATAAAACCCTTGGAAATCTAGATATTAGGTTTGAAATAGGTAACTGTTCTATAAAAACCATTCTAGCTAACAATGATGTTTCCAAAGAAATCCGTACAGAGAAAATAGGTATGCTTGCTTCAAAGATAGCTGTATATCCTACTGTAAGAGAGATTTTATTAAATAAACAGCGTGATTTCGCTACCGAGCTAGGATTAGTAGCTGACGGCAGAGATATGGGAACAGTAGTCTTTCCTGATGCAAAACATAAGTTTTTTCTAGATGCTAACTCGCAGGTTAGAGCCCAAAGAAGGTTTAACCAATTAAAAGAAAAAAATCAAAATCCTAATTTCGAAACTATATTAGCAGATATTGAAAAAAGAGATTTTCAAGATAGAAACCGTAAAATAGCCCCCCTAAAGCCGGCTGACGATGCTATAGTTATTGATACCTCTGATCTATCTGCTGAAGAAGTTTTTGATAAAGTCTTAGATACAATAAAAAATAACTAGAACCCCACTTTTATAACTTCACCATTAGCAATACCAGCAACAGATTTTAGATAAGCCTTTGCCACACAACTAGCCTTAATAGCTTTAAATCCAACAAAAAATGGTGCATATTTTTCTAAAGCTTCTTCAACAACAGTAGGGCTAACAATATTTATACGAAAATCAGTATACTCTAATGAAGCTGCCTTAACAAAACCCTCTAGAGCAGAATTTATAGTTGCGGCTATAGTGCCATTAGCTATTGGCTGTACATTTAATATTCCTGATGTAAGTGTAAAAGACCCTCCTTTTGAAACATACTTTGCACCAATTTGGACTAAATTTATTTGCCCCAAAAGCTTGTTAGATAGACTTAAACCCCAATCTTTCTGCTCTATATGACGTATATCCTTAAACGCAACTTTACCTGTAGTTGATACAAGAGCATCAAAGCTTTCTATCTGTTCAAATAATGCGTAAATAGAGCTTGTATCTTGTATATCAACTTTGTAATCAGCACCTTTTCCAGAGAAATTAACTGAAGCAACATCAAAGCCAGCTTCAACTAAAATTTTGTACGTTGCTGAGCCTATTACTCCTGTAGCACCAACTAAAACAACTTTTTTAGCCATAAATTATTTAGACTCCAAATATTTTAATAAGTTTTCTGGAGAAGTCTCTCCATATGGATCGTCTTCTGCATTATCTCTTTTACCTGGTTCTACAAAAAATTTCTCAATGTTTCCATTCTTTACAACCATAGCGTATCTCCATGATCTTTTACCAAAACCAAGATTCTCTTTATCTACAAGCATATCTAGGGCTGCTGTGAACTCTCCATTTCCATCAGGAATTGGCTTAATATTTTTAATCTTTTGAAACTCGATCCATTTATTCATTACGAACGAATCATTCACAGACAAAACATAAATTTCATCTATACCAAGCTCTTTAAATTTATTAAAATTATTTTCAAAACCTGGCAACTGATATGTAGAGCAAGTTGGTGTAAATGCTCCAGGAAGTGAAAATACAATCACTCTTTTGTTACCAAAAATTTCTGAAGTAGTCAAATCTTGCCATCTAAATGGATTTGAACCACCAATACTTTCATCTCTAACTCTAGTTTTAAATGTTATACTAGGTACTTTTTTTATCATTTTTTTATTCTCCTATGTTATTAGATACACAATTTATTGTATTACAAATACACTAATTGTAAAATATATAAAACTTATAATTATGATAAGTTTTCCTTATATGAATACTAGAACCTTAGAATACATAATAGCGGTGCATGAAACCAAAAGTTTCATTACAGCGTCAGAAAAATGTTTTGTTAGCCAACCAGCATTGAGTATGCAAATCAAAAAATTTGAAGACTCTTTAGGTTTACAAATATTCGAAAGAGGTACAAAACAGATATTTATCACAGAAGCTGGAAAAAAAATAATTATTCAAGCTTATAAAATAATTGCTGAAGTAAAAAACTTAACAAAAATAGCTAACATCTATTTAGCTGGCAATAAAATTAACATCTCTATAGGAGCTTTCCCCACTATATGCCCCTATATCATGCCAAAGGTTTTACCCTCTATAAAACAGCAAATACCAAACCTAAGTATCTCTATAATTGAAGAAAAAACTGACATTCTTATAAATATGCTCGAGCATGGAAAGTTAGATTTTGTCTTACTTGCTGACACTATAGATCATAACCAGCTTATATCTAAAAAATTATTTGATGATAGATTTTTTATTGCTGTAGCTAATACAAATGAGCTTTCTAAAAAAAAGAGTCTAACTACAGCTGAGATTATAAAAGAAAACCTTATGATTCTTGATGAGGGTCATTGTCTTAGAGATCAGACTCTAAAGTTATGCTCATTAAACGAATATAACAATAGTAATTTTAAAGGGAGCAGTTTAGAAACTTTACGGCAAATGGTATCCATTGACGAAGGCATAACTCTTATACCAGAAATAGCTTGTACTCAAATGGATAATATAAGTTATTTAGCGATAAATGACCCAAAATTTAAAAGGGAAATCTTTCTGGTAATGAGAAAAAACTCCATATACAGTGAAATTTTTAACCAACTAGCTACTATTATAGTTAAACATCATTAGACATAATTTCTCATTTACTAACTAAGTTTTCGAAGTGTTTTATGGGAATATTTTAACACAATTGCAATCATATAATTTTAGTTTGCAACAGCTCCTTATCCTTACTTGAACAGATAGAAGACTTAGATTAAACCAATCTTAATTAATATATGACTCATTGCTAATATCCTATCAAAATTTCATCCTGATGTTGTAATAATAGCAAATAAAGAAATCATTCCATGCATAATTTTCTAATTTGCTTTTTTTTAATAAGGTAATCACAACAATCATCTTGTATTTAATGTCTTTAAAATGGTATCATTCAAAACTATAAATCTAAAAACTATATGGTTTATAATTTTGATTTTAAATAAAAAATTTAGATTGTTTTTCTTTATATTTTTAACTTTTGCAAGTTTCTGCAACATTTATGCAGCAACAACCCGCAGTGAAATACAGTATTTAGTAAAAAAATATGGACTAACTGATGCAAAAATAAGTATAGCTGCCCAATATACAGCCTCTGGTGCAAATTTGTACGCTTATGGTCAAAATAGGTCAATGAAACCTGCTAGCAATAATAAAGTCTTCACTATGGTAGCTGCTCTATTTGCTATACCTGATAATTTTACATTTACAACTACAGTAAATTATTCCAGTAAAAAAGTAAAAGGTCACGTTTTATACGGAGACCTATATATAAAGTTTTCAGGCAATCCTGCTTTAACAGGAGATCAATTATTATCTTTACTAAAGCAAATAAAAACTACAAAAGAAATAACCCAGATAACTGGAGATGTATACCTTGTTGGTAATTTCTCAGGACCGTATATACCAGAAGGATGGTCAAAAGAAGATAGTACTTTTTGTTATGGAGCCCCAGCTTCAAGCTTTACTATAAACAGAAACTGTACTGTAATAAAGCTTGCTAAGAACCCAAACAGCTTAACAACTCGTGTAATTACACTTAGCAACGCTAGCAATATTACTATCAAGGATACTGCTGAATACACAAACTTAGCAAAACCAACTATCATTTCAATGAATGACGATAACATTTTACATATTAGAGGTTATTTGTCCCGTGCTGCAGAAAAAATGTTCAAATTAGCTATTAAAAATCCTGCTTTAAAGACATTAAATACTGTGGATGACTTTCTAAATTCCAGTGGAATTAAGCATAACAAAGTAGCTATAGCAGCCTTAATACCATCAGGAAATGATGAACAACTAAGTATAAGCTCTACAACAATAGGGTACTTTATCGACCAAACACTTAAGCACTCTGATAACCTGTATGCTGAAACGATATTAAATACTATTGGTTTAAAGGAAAAAGGCATAGGCTCAATCAGTGTTGGAACATCAGCAGTCCAAGAAATTCTTTATACTAAACTTAATTTAGATACCTCAGCACTAACTATGTATGATGGTTCAGGATTATCACATCTTGATAAAGTCACAGCCCAGTTCATGGTTGACTTTTTAACTAAATCTTTTAATAGTTCTATTGGTAAAAAGTTTTACAATTACTTACCAGCATCTGGAATAAGTGGAACCATATCTTACAGAATGGGAGACAAGCTACTAGGTAAAGTACATGCTAAAACAGGAACTCTAGCTGGAGTTTCAACTCTATCAGGTTACGTTCTTACAGCAAAAAATCATTATGTAAGTTTCTCAATTATGCTTAATGACATTAAAGCTTCTGATCGATATAATGCCCGTAGATTCCAAGATAAAGTGGTCGATGTTTTTTATAGGTATTTATAAATGAAAAAAATATTTAAGATCATATCAATAACTACTGTTTTAGGTATACTTAATTCTTGTGCTACTGAACAACCTAAAAATATAAATAATGCTTGTAGTATAATACATCAATATCCTGACTGGTATTATGATATGATTGACTCCTACAACAGGTGGGGAGTACCTCTTAATATTCAAATGGCTTTTCTTCGCCAAGAATCATCTTTTAGAGCAGACGCTAAACCTTCTATGAATTACTATTTTGGTTTTATACCAGCTGGTAGAGCCTCATCAGCGTATGGATATGCCCAAGCCCTTGACGGCACATGGGATCATTATAAAAAAGAAACCAAACAGTCTTTTGTATCACGAACAAATTTTTCTGACGCTGTAGATTTTATAGGTTGGTATTTAAACGATGTACATAATAAAACAGGCATCAACAAAACTGACGCTTATAACTTATACTTAGCATACCATGAAGGTATTGGTGGATACAAACGTGGTACTCATAGAAATAACTCTTTTTTAAAGAACTATGCCAGAAAAACAGCTGATATAGCACAAAAATACTCTAATCAATTGCAAAATTGTGAAGCTCCTCGTAAACCATTATTATCTTACCTATTCTAAGAAATCTATGAATATAAAACCTTTCCAGATAATAACAAATATACGCTGGTCAGACACTGATAAGAATGGTCATGTAAATAATGGGAAATATTTTGATTATTTCGAAGAAGCTCGTACTGAATGGGTTTATAGCTTTAAAAAGCTTATTAACTGGAGTTTAAAAAACTCTATCCAGTTTGTTATAGCAGAACAAAGCTGCAAATATATATTGCCTTTACTACACCCAAACAAAATTGAAATAACTCAGTATGTACTTAAAATAGGAGTAGCAAGCATAGAATTTAGATACGAACTAAGAATACCAGGAAATGGTAAAATTATCACAACAGCACATACTAAACTAGCTTGTTATAATTTAAAAACAGCTAGATTAGAAAAAATACCTAATGACATAAAACAAGCTATTTTAGAAAACCACAATGAGTAATGAAAAGCAAAACCTTAAAAAGCTAGAAAAGCAAATATTACGAAAAACCGCCCAAGCTATTAATCAATACAATATGATTGAAGATGGTGATAAAATTATGGTCTGTTTATCTGGAGGCAAAGATTCCTATTGCCTACTAGAGATGCTCTTGCTACTACAGCAAAAAGCTCCTATTAAATTTGATATTATCGCAGTAAACTTAGATCAAAAGCAGCCTAACTTTCCTGAAGATATTTTACCAAATTATCTTAAAGAGAAAAATATAGATTTTCACATTATAGAGCGAGATACTTATAGTGTTGTAAAAAGAGTAATTCCAGAAGGTAAAACCACTTGTGGATTATGCTCTAGAATGCGGAGAGGCATCTTATATGACTTTGCACAAGAGCATGGAGTTACTAAAATAGCTCTAGGTCATCACCGTGATGATATAATAGAAACCTTTTTCCTAAACCTCTTTTATAATGGTACTATCAAAGCTATGCCACCAAAACTACTTAGTGATGATAAACGTAATATTGTGATTCGCCCATTAGCTTTTGTAACTGAAGAAGAAACTACAGAATACTCAAAACTAAAAAACTTTCCCATCATTCCATGTAACCTCTGTGGTTCGCAAGATAATTTGCAAAGAGTCTTTATTAAAGGTATGCTTAACAAATGGGAACAAAATAACTCAGAAAGAAAAAATGTGATATTTAAGGCATTATCTAACATTTCACCATCACAAATGCTAGATAAAGAGCTTTTTGATTTTTTTAATATATCAAAAAATGACATACAAAGATAAGGAGTCCAAATGAAACTCAAAAAAATTACTACTATTATATCATACTCACTAATAGGGTTAACTATTAGCTCATGCTCTACTACTAATAGTAACGATACTAGCTCTGTAGAACAAACTAATAAAGTAGCGCAATCAATGACAGTTTCTCAAAAAGATACTGTATTACCTACTAAAGTTATAGTAAAACAGGTTAAGCCTACTACGCTTAATATGTCTGCAGATGCTAGTTACACAATAGGGTACCAAATTGGATCCGGTGTTGCTAAACAAGACTTCGTTCTAAACGACGCACAAACTATTGCTGGATTTGAGGATGCTATAGCAAATAATAAGCCAAGATTATCTGAAGAGCAAATAGAAAAAAATATAGATATTCTGAAAGACAAAATGATGAAAAAGCAACTTGGTGTAGCTAAAGAAAATCAAACCAACTCATCTACTTTTATAGAACAAATTTCTAAAATGGACAATATAATAAAAGTTAATGATGATGTTTATTATCAAGTTGTAAAACAAGGAAATGGTAAAAAACCAAACACTGATAGTCAAGTAACAATAGCATACAAAGGAACTACTCCTGTTGTAGCTTACCGAAAAGATAATTCTAAATTAGATTCAGTTAAACAAGCTAAGCTAATAGGTCCTACTTTTGATTCAAGTGATAATGCTACTTTTCCACTGACAAACCTAATTCAATGTTGGAAAGATGCTATACCAGAAATACAAGTTGGATCCACTATTATATTATACTGTGCTCCCAAAGCAGCTTATGGCAGTAGAGCCCCAGCTGCAATAGGTCCTAACCAAGCACTATCTTTTGAGATAACTCTTAAAGATTTTAAATAGGTTTTAATACCTACTAATAGCTATTTCTACTTCTGAGTATCCTAATTCAAGCAAATTTTGTATACAATATCTATCAAGAGTTAAATGTCTATGTGCCATTTTTAGTTCCTTTTCGTTTATTTGTTCTTAACAAACCTAATAAACTACATTCGGAACTCTCTTTCAACTATTTTATAACTTTGAGAATACAATCTAAGGTTTGAAAATGTATTTGCTATTATCAAAAAAGAAATTGGAAAATTCAAAAGACTTTTATCTATATGATATATTCTATGAAAAAATAAGCGTGGAGTTTAAGGCTTTTAAATTTAATATGCTTGGGCAATTCTATATCTATTTTGAGGATAAAAACATAAATTTGTTAAGCCCTAGATTCAAAAGCCTGATCCAAAAATATAATTTTCCCAACGAGCGAAAGGTTCCCGTAGATTATAACGGTAACAAGGTAGAGAACTCTTGTTTTGGTTTTAGCCTAATCAAAAGGCCTGGTAGAGACTCTTATGTATTTAATATTCACAATGCATTTGTGGGACCCTTAATGGCTAAGTTTGGTCTTAGGTTTAACGGTATAGCAAGGTATGCTCTCTTTAGACAAATTGAATTACTAAAGGTTGATTCAATTTATATATCAGGAATTGTAATTAACGGTATTGTTGAACCAGTAAGCCTAAATCATTATGAAAAGATGTTTAATGAACCTAACAGTTTTAATTCAAAGAGTGATCCTGAAACTCTATATTTTTCATTGCTAGATTGTAGTCTCAATGTTTATACTGATTCCGAAATGTACCTCATTAGGTGTTAAATAATTTAAACATTTTTTAGGTCTATTATTCAAGTCAATTTGCAACTTTCTAAGATACTGATGAGAGATATTACTAAAATCAGTACCTTTAGGAATAAATTGTCTGATATACCTATTCATGTTTTCATTTGTACCTCTTTGCCATGGACTATATGCATCTGCAAAGAATACTTTAATACCAGTTTTATTTGATAAATTTTTGTGTTTAGCAAACTCTTTACCATTATCAAAAGTAGCTGTGGTAATTTTATTACCATTTGATGCTCTGTATAAAATTTGGTTAATTGAACTAGCTGTTCTATCTTTAGCTTTGCCTAGAATTGTGAATCTACTAACTCTATCTACCATAGTCAAAATAGCTCCTTTATGATCTTTACCGACTATAGTATCACCTTCAAAATGATACAGCTCTTTTCTATCATTAGCTGCTTTAGGCCTTTGTGATATGTTGACTCTATCCTTTATCTTACCTTGATTTGAGGAGCCTTCTTTTTTGTATTTGTAACGCCTACCTTTGAAGAATAATAACTGTTTAAGGTTATGTCTTTGTATAAAGTTATAAACAGCTTTAAAACTTAGCTTAGCTATACCTTCATGCTTTAATCTACCACAAATTAACTCCGGTGATATTTTCTTTTTGAGTAAAGCTATTATCAGCTTTTTAACTTCATTAGTAAGTTTATGATTATTTGACTTTCTACGACTACAATACAACTTATGGGCTATCTCTGCAGAATAACTTTTACCTACTTTATTCCTTTTAAGTTCATTTATAACAGCTGTTTTACTAAATCCTATTTTATTAGCTATTGCTGCTTCTAAGTATCCTAATTTAAGTAAATTTTCTATATAATATCTATCTGAAAGAGTTAAATGTCTATGTGCCATTTTTAGTTCCTGTTCGTTTAT
Proteins encoded:
- the dacB gene encoding D-alanyl-D-alanine carboxypeptidase/D-alanyl-D-alanine endopeptidase, with protein sequence MFFFIFLTFASFCNIYAATTRSEIQYLVKKYGLTDAKISIAAQYTASGANLYAYGQNRSMKPASNNKVFTMVAALFAIPDNFTFTTTVNYSSKKVKGHVLYGDLYIKFSGNPALTGDQLLSLLKQIKTTKEITQITGDVYLVGNFSGPYIPEGWSKEDSTFCYGAPASSFTINRNCTVIKLAKNPNSLTTRVITLSNASNITIKDTAEYTNLAKPTIISMNDDNILHIRGYLSRAAEKMFKLAIKNPALKTLNTVDDFLNSSGIKHNKVAIAALIPSGNDEQLSISSTTIGYFIDQTLKHSDNLYAETILNTIGLKEKGIGSISVGTSAVQEILYTKLNLDTSALTMYDGSGLSHLDKVTAQFMVDFLTKSFNSSIGKKFYNYLPASGISGTISYRMGDKLLGKVHAKTGTLAGVSTLSGYVLTAKNHYVSFSIMLNDIKASDRYNARRFQDKVVDVFYRYL
- a CDS encoding transglycosylase SLT domain-containing protein is translated as MKKIFKIISITTVLGILNSCATEQPKNINNACSIIHQYPDWYYDMIDSYNRWGVPLNIQMAFLRQESSFRADAKPSMNYYFGFIPAGRASSAYGYAQALDGTWDHYKKETKQSFVSRTNFSDAVDFIGWYLNDVHNKTGINKTDAYNLYLAYHEGIGGYKRGTHRNNSFLKNYARKTADIAQKYSNQLQNCEAPRKPLLSYLF
- a CDS encoding acyl-CoA thioesterase, with protein sequence MNIKPFQIITNIRWSDTDKNGHVNNGKYFDYFEEARTEWVYSFKKLINWSLKNSIQFVIAEQSCKYILPLLHPNKIEITQYVLKIGVASIEFRYELRIPGNGKIITTAHTKLACYNLKTARLEKIPNDIKQAILENHNE
- the ttcA gene encoding tRNA 2-thiocytidine(32) synthetase TtcA — encoded protein: MSNEKQNLKKLEKQILRKTAQAINQYNMIEDGDKIMVCLSGGKDSYCLLEMLLLLQQKAPIKFDIIAVNLDQKQPNFPEDILPNYLKEKNIDFHIIERDTYSVVKRVIPEGKTTCGLCSRMRRGILYDFAQEHGVTKIALGHHRDDIIETFFLNLFYNGTIKAMPPKLLSDDKRNIVIRPLAFVTEEETTEYSKLKNFPIIPCNLCGSQDNLQRVFIKGMLNKWEQNNSERKNVIFKALSNISPSQMLDKELFDFFNISKNDIQR
- a CDS encoding FKBP-type peptidyl-prolyl cis-trans isomerase N-terminal domain-containing protein, with the protein product MKLKKITTIISYSLIGLTISSCSTTNSNDTSSVEQTNKVAQSMTVSQKDTVLPTKVIVKQVKPTTLNMSADASYTIGYQIGSGVAKQDFVLNDAQTIAGFEDAIANNKPRLSEEQIEKNIDILKDKMMKKQLGVAKENQTNSSTFIEQISKMDNIIKVNDDVYYQVVKQGNGKKPNTDSQVTIAYKGTTPVVAYRKDNSKLDSVKQAKLIGPTFDSSDNATFPLTNLIQCWKDAIPEIQVGSTIILYCAPKAAYGSRAPAAIGPNQALSFEITLKDFK
- a CDS encoding IS30 family transposase → MAHRHLTLSDRYYIENLLKLGYLEAAIANKIGFSKTAVINELKRNKVGKSYSAEIAHKLYCSRRKSNNHKLTNEVKKLIIALLKKKISPELICGRLKHEGIAKLSFKAVYNFIQRHNLKQLLFFKGRRYKYKKEGSSNQGKIKDRVNISQRPKAANDRKELYHFEGDTIVGKDHKGAILTMVDRVSRFTILGKAKDRTASSINQILYRASNGNKITTATFDNGKEFAKHKNLSNKTGIKVFFADAYSPWQRGTNENMNRYIRQFIPKGTDFSNISHQYLRKLQIDLNNRPKKCLNYLTPNEVHFGISINIETTI